The Acinonyx jubatus isolate Ajub_Pintada_27869175 chromosome A2, VMU_Ajub_asm_v1.0, whole genome shotgun sequence genomic sequence TCCGTAAGGGTCTCGGTGAAGGTTTGGGAAGTCTTGACGGAGGCATATGGCGCAAAAGGAAAGTCGGTTGTCACACTAGGCGTGAACGAGACACCTGTGACGGGGCTGGGGGGGACGGGACATCAGTGAAGCCTTCAAAGATTAACGGGTGACAGAGCACGACCTCCAGAGCCATTCTCTCTGCTGACAGTCAGGGGCAACTCAGCGGGAGCATGGCTACCCCACGGAAAGACTACCTTTCCCATCCTCCTTTGCAGCAGGATGTGGTCAGGTGGCTCAGCTCTGACCAATGGGATGTGAGCAGCAGGATGTGCAGAACCCAGGGTGCAGCGGCCCTGAacgtccccctcccctgcccgcccctcTCCTCTCCGGCCAGGATGTGAAGGTGGCACTGAGACACCATGCAATGCGGGCACCCCCGCCCCGCCGACAGCAGAACCAGGAAGAAGGCAGGTGCCTGGGCCCCGTGCTGTGGGGCCACCTTCCCTGTCCGGATGGCTGTGCACAACTGTCACTGGAGAGAAAAGTAACCCCTGTGCAGTTGAAACCCTTGTTACCTGGGGTCCTATCCACTGGCGGGGCTTGCAATCTAGTAACCCGGACCATGGATAcgtttaaatgaaaacaaacgaTTTCCCTCATTAACCCCCTTCTTCAGTTAACAAACCAGAGtggcctaggggcgcctgggcggcggctcagtcggttaaacgtccaactttggctcaggtcacgatctcacggttcgtgggttcgagcgccgcgtcgggctctgtgctcacagctcagagcctggagcctgcttgggattctgtgtctccctctctctctgcccctcccctgctcacgcgctgtctcttgtctctcaaaaatgaatatgcgttaaaaaaaaaaaaaagagtggcctCAACCTTGGCGGGTAAGACAGCTGTGGTGCAAAGTCCACCTGCCACATCCTTGTCTCCCCTCCTTTCTGCCAGCACGGGTGGCCTGCAGGCCACAGTTCCCGGGCTCTCTGCAGCTCCATGAGGCCAGGACATTAGTCCAGCCAATGAACTTCGAGGGGCTGACAGGCAAACATCGGTGTTCTTAGGTCTCCACCTTTGAGGGTCTCGCTTGTTTCAGCGGCTGAAGCAGCGGCCGGTAAAGCAGAGCCCGTCTTGACCGTGAAGTTTTACCAGCACGTGACCACGGCCACTCATTCCCGCAAGATCCAGGGCTGTTTGGGGGCTGCGACGGTGGACTTGAGCCCTTACGACACACGCGGTCTGGCCTTTGGAGACCAGGTTAGGCTGACCCCTGGCTCACCCTCTCAGATTAACCCGAGAACACGTGGAGGTCCGGGCGTgcactcacctcctccaggatggCGGTGGGGTTGGGCCGCGGGGCCAGGCGCGGCGGGGCAGAAGCAGCGGCGTCCTCTTCTGAATCCGAGTCCTCCAACAGCCTTCGTTTCCGGGCTTCCTCCACCAGGGCCCTGTGGGACGGCACGTGTGCCTGGGATGTCCCGCCGGGGCGCGCTGCCCCTCCTGACATCGGTGAGTGccggaggcggggcgggggcacACAAATGCCTTAAAAACAACCTTCTCTGGGGGTGCCgtgtggctcagtgtgttgagcatccggctcttgttcccggctcaggtcgtgacctcggtgagatcgagccccacgtcgggctccgcactgagcatggagcctgcttgggattcgctctctccctctctctgcccctcccctgcttgtgctccctctttctctcaaaataaatacacgttaaaaaaaaaaatctctgtccaCTGAGGGCAGCGAGTGGTTAAGTGCTTGGCCGATGGCACCAGCCACCTGAACCCGAACCCTGGCCGGGTGACTCGGTCGGGACCGCGCCTGGAGCGCCCCACGCCGCAGTCCTTCGACTGCCAGAACGATCAGGACGACCTCACACCGGTGCCTGGCACTCGGCAAGTGTCGGATAAACATACGCCCTTCTCACTGCGGATCACCGTGTCGCCGACCTGCCCGCGCCACGGGGACCTACTCCGTGCCCCCGTCCCAGGCCCTGCGAATGCAGACACCCAGCCACCTCAGATGCTGGAGGCGGGCGGGAGGGAGGCCATAAACCGGGAGACGGTGGGTCAGCGAGAAGGTTCCACGGTGGTAGGTGCCGTGCACAAAGTGTGAACACAGCAGGCCGGGCCTGAGGCTCCTCCTGGCAGATCACGAAACCTGGGCGGGGCCTTGGGGACCCCGACACAGACGCCCTGAGAAAGTgagacgcggggggggggggggggggggcgggggaagccTCCCGGAGAAGGCAGCCCCTGAGAGAGCCCGGGAAGACCTGGaaggggggtgttccaggcagagggagagccGGAGGTGGGTCAGAGCACCCtggcccccgcccggccccgcccggcCGACTCACGCGGTCTCCCGCTcgtcctcctcctgctcctgcttctgcctctcctcctcggACAGGCGGTGCTGCCGCAGCATGGCCTCAAAGTCCACGTGCGCCTGCCGCTGGTTCAGGTCCTTGAGCTCCTGCAGGTTCTCCAGCACCTCCATTTCCAGCTTGGAGTCCTTGGTTCGGTTCTCCAGCACCTGGCGGGCAGGACACGGGCTGCGTGCACCTGCTGGGGCCGTGGGGCTCGGCACCCGCCAGGGAGagacccccaccccgcctccatCCACAGCGCCCGCTTGGGGGCCTCCCGCCTGAGCTGCACCCATCTCACAGCTCCGAACACTGAGGCCCGGGCATGGGGCGCGGTCATCTGAGGCCGCGTGGCTGGTCAGTGGTGGGGCCAGTCGGCCTCGGCTGCCAGCCTGGCTCCAGCGTGAAATGATATATAGCAAAGAGGAGGGGCGCCCGGCCGGCCCAGTCAGTGGGGCGGGCGGCTGGATGTCAGGGTTGGGACCTGAACCCctgtgctgggcacggagcccacttaaaaaaatagttacaaaaaagGTACAAACAGACACCCTGAGCCACTGTTGTGTGCCAGGCTGAGATGTTTCCAAACGGAAGGTCACTTAATCCTTGCGATAGCTTCGTTTATGTTGAGGCTCGGAGGGGCAAGGCCAGCCCACGTCTCCGAGACAGGGGCGTTTGGAGCCGGGCACAGCCGGGTGTGGGGCCTGCCCTTGGCCGCTTCCTGGCCGCGAGACCCTGTGCTGAGCCTTTGGGAAGTGGCGGTCCTGGGGGTTTCAAAGTATATCCCCCGATTCTTCGAGGTTCCTCCCTTGAAAGAGCAGAGCCTGAATTCCCTTCCCGCGAGTGTGGGCCGGACTCCGTGACCCGCTGCTAGCGAGCAGAGCATGACGGAATGATGGCCTGTCGCTCTGAGGGCAGCTCCTTTCCCGCTTTTCTGGATCCCTCGCTTTGGGGAGGGCGGTGCTGCGTTGTGCGTGTGCTCagtgtcggggtgggggggcggctcGGGCAGTGCAGTGGAGGGGCCCGCGTGGCAGGGACGGAGGCCCCTGCCAGCTCCCTGAGGGCGCCAGCATGGAAACAGCCCCTCTGGTCTCGGTCGAGCCTTCAGAAGATGTGGCTTGACCGGGACTTCACGAGAGACCCCAGgccagagccccccaccccggctcagCTCCCTGGGGCTCCTGCCCCTCAGAAACTGTAGGATCACAGATGTTTCTTAGGTAAAGTTGCAGTTTTGGGGCGACTCGCTAGGCTGTAACCCCCGGGGCCAGGGTGGGCGGACAAGGATGGACGCGACCACGCGGCAGCCCCTgcagagccccccccccgcccccgcccccctgctgAACCCGTCGCCTCAGGTCCCCCGCGGCAGCTCAGAAGCCTGGCAGAGGGGCGCAGGAATAGCCGGCATCATGTGGGTCGGGGAGATCGGAAGGGGCACAGATGCTCTCTTTTTTCTGAGAAACACAACACAAGGCACAGGGAGGCCAAGtgccttgcccaaggccacacagccagcgAACATTCAAGAGAACGGTGCCTCCCACGCTTCTGGGCTCCACGGCCCGCGGTCATAGGAGCCTCCTGCGCTAACACGGCGCCTTGTGTTCTCCAGTCCGACCTCCTGCCTCCCTGTACCACCTTCTTCTGACTGCATGACCATCTGCCACcagctcagtggcttaaaacagcacgaATCTCCCCGTCTGCCCGCTAGCGTGGGCCAGGAGGCCGGTGCCGCGAGGCACGGCTGGGTTCTCCGGCGGGGTTTCACCAGGCTGACGGCAAGGGCCAGGGGTCTCATCGGGGGCCCAGGCCGCTGGCGGAATCGGTTCCTTGCGGCCGAGGGACTGGGGGCCCCGCTGTCTTGCTGGCTGTTGGACGGGGGGCTGCTCCCAGCTCCTGGGGGCTGCCCACTGCTGCCTGCCAGgtggcccccgcccccggcttgCTCCCACACGTGGCCCAAGTGCTCCAGACCCAGATCAGGGGGCTCGGGCGGCAGGGCAGGCCCTGGATGAGCTCTCTTCCCTGAGGGTGACTGGCAGCCAATCGAACAACCGGATCCCAGGAGTCGGTCCCGTACATGCAGCCCCGGGACCGCGCAGGGTGTGCGAgcggcagggagggggtggcgggggcgACCTGGAGGGCCGCGGCCCCGGGGGCTCTACCTTCATGGGGTTGTTCAGCTCCTCGTCTTCCCGCTCCTTCTGCACccgcttctcctcctcctccaggagctTCTCCGCCTGGAAGTTCCGGGTGGCCCCGTGCTCCATGCTGTAGTCCGTGTTCTCTGGGTCTGTCTGTAaggcggggggagtgggggggggggaggacagacGTCAGTCCTGTGTCCTTGGGCATCAAGAGATGCTGCCAGCCCACACCCCGGGACACCTTTTCTCATGCTTCACTCCTTCTCGagcctgttcttttcttttctttcctttttttaaaaagtttatttacttattgagctAGTTAGTTTATTTGGGGAGCGAGAGAGAAAACTAGAGgacgagaaagagggagagagagagaatcccaagcaggctccaggctccgagctgtcagcacagagaccgacgcggggtgtgaactcacgaaccctgagatcatgacgggagccgacgtcgacgcttaaccggctgagccgctCGGGCGCCCCTCCTTTTCTTAACACTCGGCTCGTTTGGTGCTTTCTAGAGCTCCTGTCCCCTTTGCCAAAAGTGCCAAATTCTGTAGCCTGGACTTTCACACCTGTCTCTACCCGCCCTCTGCCCCCCTGCACACGATTGCAAATACGAGTCTCTGGGTCTTTGCGCGCATCCTGTCTTCCTGTCTGCTGTGTGCACGTGCGCGCACACGTATGTATCTGCTGTGTGTGCGCGCGCCTTTCACAATTCTAAATCACATATCGCGTCCGTGCACAGCGTGCACCTGTCTGCATTTATAAAACGGAGACAGGGAGGAGATGTAAGCTGGGCTCCTGGACGAGACCCCGCGCTGGAAAGGTGGCATTGGGCAAAACGCGGAAATCTACATGGCGTCCCGAATCTGTTGGCTTCTGACTGCGACGGAGGCCcggggaagcgggggggggggggggggggggggggggggggggtgctgacgGGGAGGGAAGCTGGTGCGGGGCAGACGGGACGCGACGCGGGACGCGCTAGGCTGGCCAGGCCGCTCCTGTGTGTCTCCCAGGATCCCAAATAAGCGCCGCAGCGCTAAACCAAAAAGGGCCGGGTAGAGGGTGATCGCtccgcgcgtgcgcgcgcgcacatcTCCTGGACGCCGTACAAGAAACCTCCGAGCGACCGTTTCCACGCACGGGGCCCGGCCGGGCAGAGGAGGGGACCAGATCTGCGGGTGCGGGGCCTGTACTCCCGTCTGGGCTGTGTCTACCTCACACGGGGACGCGCCCGCCCTCCACGTTCCCCTCGCTACGTAATCGCCTGAAATTCTCCACCAGGAAGCCCGGTCTCTAACATTTTGCCACAGTGCCTCTGGTCTTGAAACAAACtcatactggggtgcctgggtggctcggccagtcgagcgtccgactcttgatgtcggtgggggtcgtgatctcccagtgcGTGCGTGGGTgggagccccgcatccggctccgcGACGtcagcgcgggggggggggggggggggagggccctgcttgggattccctttctctgcccctcccccactagcgctgtctctctcaaaggtaaataaaataaactttaaaaaaatttttaaaaatttaggggcgGCTggatgtccgacttcggctcaggtcgtgatctcaccgttcgtgggttcgagcccggcgacgccgggctctgtgctgacagctcggagcctggagcctgcctcggattctgtgtctccctccctgtctgcgcCTCCcttgctcatattctgtctctctctctctccctctctcaaaaataaaggttaaaaaaatattttttaatgcaaagtcCTCAAAATATGTAATTCTTTCAatgtcctttttcttcattttacccaAATCTTGTTCATTAACCCAAAGGGAAGAACGTATGGGGAGAAGATAGTACGTAGGGCGTGAAGAGAGAGCGGGAGGCTCTCCTTGTCCTCTCCCCCAAATCCTCGCACAGTCGTGATGGTTACCGGCCGCGCGACTCCTCACCACATGGTCACTAGCTCCCCGAGTCCCTCGTTACTGTGCATGTGGGTTGCTTCTGCGTTTCTGCCCCTAGGAACGATGCTGCCGTGAACAACCCCCCAAAATGCCTGTTTCCTGGGGATAAAGTGAAAGGGGGACTCCCTGCGGGGAGAGGACGGCGGGGAGCCCCCGAGGGAGCAGGGCCAGCCCGGCTGGCGTCTACCTTGAAGGTGATCTCTGCCAGGCACCGCGTGCACTTGATGTAGAAGCGGAAGATGGGCAGGCCCAGGTAGGCCTCGTTCTGCACCGTCTCCTTGCGCGCATTGAATTTCTTGCCCTTGTAGATGTATTCTCCGCACGTCTTACACCTGTGGGGCCGGACAGAGGGCCTTGTGCCATCTCGGTACCCAGGTTCCTGCGGTCGGATGCTCGGGCATTCTGGCGGATGGCTGCTTGCATACCTCCAGGGACGGggagctccctccctcccacggcagcctgcctcagattcccCCCATCTTGCCCGTTATTCCTCCTACCTGCCTGGGTCTTGGTCCCAGGGTCCCCTTCTGGGGAAGCACCCGGACGATCCAGACCCTCTGAGACTCGCCGGTCACCCGCTCCCAGAAGCCTGGCTGGCGCTCATGGGGCATCCTAGCCTCCACAAGGTTCGGTGCCACCAGGAGGGGAGCCACAGGAGCCACACGGAAGCTCCCGCCAGCCTGCCCTCACTCAGGCCCCGTGCTCCCCAGGCGCAGCAAGCAAGCACCCCGGCCTCCTGACGGTTCCTACAAATACCCCCAGCTCGGGCCGCCTCCGGGCCTCTGCCCTGCACTTCAGAACCCAGGACACCCTTCACCTCTCAGACCCCAGCCCTGCTGGCGTGTCCTCTGACGTGTCCCTGACCACATCAGCTAAGCAGCCTCCCTTCCTGGCACCTACTCAGTCACCCTCCCTCATGCCTGATTCACACGTCCCATGTACACCGGGCGTGAATGTGCCCGAACACTGGGTTATTATCTCCACCCCTTCTGACTGTGGGCTCCGCGGGCCAGGGGCTCTGCCGGTCTCCTTCCCCGCAGCAACCCTGGGGCCCAGCCTGggccctggcacacagcaggcacccaGAGTGATtgctgaattaaaaacaaaacgaatgaaCGAAGGAGAGCGAGAAACAGACTAACAATACATAAACGCTGAATTTCACTCAACCAGGGGTCTGTGATGGTCGGTATATCTAACTTCTACCTGCGGAAACGTGAAAATCTGTAGGACTCAGCATTGGGGAGGCGGTCGCtgggaagcagggcagagggcaAGATCTGGGGACTGTGAGGGAGAGGGGATCACGGAAGGGGTcagatggggggtaggagggccTCTCCGAGgagatgagaatttttttttaagatttaattaaaataagtaaataattaattttttgagagagggagggcataAGTGAgctaggagcagagagagagaaagagagagagaatcccacgaggaacagagacagaaagagagagacagcgagagagagagagacagagagaagcagggctcaccccaAGTGGGGTTCGAGCTCACCCGACACAGGGCGTGAAGTCACGAACCCTGAAATCAtaccctgagccgaagtcagatgcttaaccgactgagccacccgtgtgccccaaagatttcttgtttttttaacattcatatttttaagctacttattatttttttgttattctctacacccaatttggggctcaaactcacaaccctgagatcaacagtcgcatgctctacggactgagccagccacgtgtcCCTGAGGGGGTGAGATTTAAGCCAAGACCCGAAGCGTGAAGAAGCACCAGCCAcgtgagagaagaaggaagagggttccaggcagaaggaacagccgtgcaaaggtcctggggtatGAAGGAGCGTGGCTGTTGTGAGGAGGTGAATTAGTACCCAGGGCCCCATCTCCGCTTAACACACTTAACTACCAATGATCAAGATCCAGGGGGGTTAATCCTGAACTGTGAGGAAGGTGATGGCTGGTTGCGTCACATGCTCACTGGGATgtcacatgggggggggggggcacatgaAGAGGCGCACGGGGGGTGGGGCACTCACCTCATGTTGAAGGGAGCCATCAACCTCACCACGTACTGCCGATCTTTGGGGAGCTTGAGCTTGGGGATCTTTGACGGGTCAAAGTCAGGCGGGTAGTATTTCTGTGGGAAGTGAAAGCACCAGGGAGCTGTTTGAGCCACAGGGAAGGGCTCTGGGGACCGCCAGACCCAGGTCCCCAGGACCGCCCTGGGGTTTGATGACTTCGAGTGACGGCTCCTAGGACTCCGCGTACGCTCGTACTTATGGCAATCACTCGTTACAGcaaaaggacacagagagaaatcagcaaaggaaacagggtgtgtgtgttgggggggggggtccggggAGACTAGACACACTGTTCCAGGGTCTTCTCCCAACGGGCTCACACAGGATGTGCTTGATTACCCCAGTAATGAAATATGACAACACACGTGAGACGGCGTCTCCCACGGAAGCTCACGGGGACCCAGTGCCCAGGGTTTTCGCTGAGGGAAGGTCACGCAGGCCCCACGGCCTCGCAGGTTCTGACGTTCTAGACTCCAGGAGGAGGGCCCACGCGCAGCGTAAACCACGTCGTTCGTACAGAGTTTGAGCCCAGGGAACCATTCTCACCAGGAACAGTGGGAACCAGCCTGAGATTCAAGTTCCCGGATGCCAGCCAAGGTCCACCCTCGCCAGCCAGACTTTCTGAGGGTAGCAGCCTCAGTTCTGCTGTCATAACTCTGGCACGGGAGGCTGAGGTGGGGCATACGGGGAAAGCAGTTTGCGGTTGTAAGAACAACTTCAACGGACAATCAGAAAACACAGCAGCTTGTGTTTTGGGCACCTACTAGGCGCCAGATGCCACGTGGAGCACTTTACCTGCCATGTCCCACAGAATCCTTGCAAAGACTCTAGGAGACGGGGTGCGACgtacccatttcacagaggaggaaactgagtccctgcgGGGACGGGACTCTGGGGGAAACAGTGGCACAGTGGTGCATAGGTTACGGATCCAGGGACCTGGGTTGGACTCCTCCACCCCGTGGCTATCacccctctctctgggcctcattctcATCTGTATGGACATAACCCGCCACCTCCTTGATGCGATGTGCGTGCCACTAGAGCAGCGGCCGGCGCATAGAACTATCCACCAGTAAATTAGAGAAACGGTTCCCAGTTGGATCCTCAGGATGGAAGGACTTTCAGGGACACGAAGTCCAGCACCTGAACTGGACTGCGACGGGGCTGGGGGTGCATTCCTAACATGAATGTTTAAAAGATTAGAACGCTGAGCCGCAGGAAGGAGCATCAAACCGACCCTGCAGATCTGGGCTCTTGGCCTGACATCCTGGActtacccccccgcccccaggctggGGAGCTCACCCCCTGACATTcctgaggggtgaggggtggggggtggggacaggaactGGGAATTCAAGAGCTCTCTTTTCCAGAAGCCGCATCCTGACTTCTGAGCCCCCCTCCACCTCACAAAAGTCCCCGTTTCACAATACAGTTAGGAGGCTCCCCCGCCAGCAGAACGGGAGGGCTGAGCAAAGCCAGACCCGTATGTGGGCGGGGCTTCCGGGAGCCACGGCCCTGGGGCGTGGCGTGGGGAAAACACCGATACTCTTCCAGGCGAACCCCCCCTCCCAGGGGAAATGATTGGCTAATTCCCTTCGGAACATCCAATCGGAGGACGTGACCTGGTAACTAGCCTAAGCTCCGCCCGCAAACACCGCGAAGGCCCACCCCTCGCTGAAGGTGATTGGGAGGTGTCTGAAAGCCACGCCCTGCGGAAGATCGTTGGTGAAAAGAAAAAGGTTCCAATAGGAAAGTACAGGAAGCCCACCTAGGCCGGAGCTCCGAGATGTCCCCTCTCGGGTAGAAAGCCCCAGTCACCAAATACTTACGTTTAAAACTTTTCGCTCCGACATGTTTGCCTCCTACTCCTCCCACAAGGGCCGGAGGACCGCTTAGGCTCGGTGTTCGCCGAACTTCCTTAACCGTCCCTCGTATTTCCGCTGACGTCACTTCCTTCATTCTATTATTGGTTGGAGCATACGCAGGTTCCCTTTTCATTGGCTCAGATCCCCGCCTGTCAAGACCCGACTCCGGCTATCTCTTCTTCCGAGTTGCAACCTCGGTAGTTGGCAACAAAAGCTCCGGGAGCCGGCTGATTGGAAGTTCAAGGCTGGCGCTCCGCCCCCTAGAGGTGACCAGGAGCTCCTAAATATTCGGTCGTGACGCGCCGTGGCCGCTGCTCGAGACATTCCCTACTGTTTGCTCTTTCTTGGAGCGAGTACCGAGGTCGGCGTTGAGCGCTTAGGCTGTGTGTTGGGCTGCGGGGACCCACACGTGTTCCCGTGCCGCTCACCTGGGGACTGGGGTCAGCGCCCCCAGGCTGCACGTGTCCGCAGAGGAGCACCCTGGACGTCACCCCGCCCAAGTTTACCTGGAGTCCCCGGCAGACACTCAGAGACCAGGCTCCACACCCTACTCCcctgcgcgcgcgcacacacacacacaccagctcccACACCCATCTCCcctgcacatgcacgcacaccaGCTCCAAAGCCACCTGCCctgcacacaccagagacacagacacacatgcacgcacaccaGCTCCCGTACACACAtcccctgcacacacatacaccagcTCGCACACCCAAACACCTGGTAAGGGATCTGGGGATAGTGCAACAGGGCAGTGTTGGGACAGTGGAAAGAAGGGCTCCCTGAGATGGTGTATGAGCTTCCTGTCGCTGCTGCGAGGTTATTATCACAAGCTCCCTGTCCTAAAACCACACACGTTTACTAGCCTGCagtttggaggtcagaagtctaaagtGAATGGGAGGAGGGCTCCAGGGCACAACGtgtttccttgacttttccagtttctagggGCCACCCACATTCCCCAGCTCATGGCCTGGCATCACTCTGGCCTCTGCTTCTGTTGTCACatcaccttttctctctccctctggcccttgTCATTATCCTGGGGCCCCCTGGATCATCCAGGATAACCCGCCTCGATATTCATTAACTTAATAAAAGATCCTTAATCATCAAATTAAGGATTCTCATGAttcttaatcacacctgcaaaatcccttttgccatggTAGGTACtgtattcacagattctgggcaTTAGGGGTTGGGTATCTTTGGGGGGCCATGACTTTGCTGGCCATAGACGACGTGGTCAGGAAAGACTTCTCCGAGGTGACCTCTGAGTGAAATTTACAAACAAGTCCGTGGATTTTCTCTGGTCTTCGGTGGGCAAGGCTTTGCCCCCTCCTAGAGGTATGTCATTTTTGTGTCCCAGATTCATGTCATTTTTGTGTCCATCCACAATGAGGCTCACCCCCAGGCAGCTTTTCAGGAGGTAGGTGGTCTGAACGCCTGAACTGAACGGATTCCACCCTCTATCCCAGGCAgaacccctgcccccagccccaggattCTGCCATCCCCAGGCTCTGCCTCCGTTCCAGCCCTGACCCCATTCATAGGAGCTGGGAGTCGCTGTGTGTGTGTCCCactccattctctcctctctgggtctcatcTGGGTCTactgaaggaagggaggaggaatcCTCATTCCAGCAACAACAGTCTTTTTCTagttaaacaataaaaaacatcACACGTTCACAGTTCAAAAAGCCCTGTACTGGGGTCTAAGAAAGAAGtacatccccatttcacagattgacaaactgaggctcagaggggcgggggggcaaAGTGATTTGTCCACAGTGGCCCAGCCACTCAGCAGCAGCGAATCCAGGCCAGTTGGGTCCCATCccggcagtgggggagggggagggttggACGTCAAGgacccagcccctcctctggggGTTCTAGAAAGCCCCGCTACTTGCCCCAGATCATGGAGGCAGTGGCAGGGAGACTCCAATCACTCACTTCCCCATAGTCGGTGAGGTCCTGAGCGGCCACCTGGATGCAGTACTTGGCCTGGGGCCTCAAAGCCCTGAGGGTGAAGGATGTGGCTTCAATGGGCCCCACCTGAGAGCAGAAAAGAGGGCCAGGTCAGTGGGAAGGACAAGGCTGGGAGGGGGCCACTGTGCACAGAACTGCAAGACCCAGACCCTCACCCAATCCAAAAAACACGTCCTCTGCGGCCCCCTCCACCGCGTTGGGCCTTCCCCATCCCTGGCCCCAGAGCCGCCCGGTTCAGGATTCCTTGGGGGCCTGCACGGGCCCCCAGGCTGTCTCAGCAGCCAGACCCCAGCACCCCACTCCAACTCCGGGCTCCCTCCTGGCCCCCTGGGTTAACCTTGTTTGTAAGTTTTCGGTATCTTCCGATTCGAGATCTTCAACATCTTGCTGACCAGGGTCAGCCGTGTCTCAGAGTTCGCAAGCAGGCCAGGAGCCTGCCTCTCCCGTACAAACGCACAAACCCGCCGATTGGACTCGATTGGACTCacatccctcttcctctctcttttaagCTGACACTCCCCCTGCCTCAAAGCCTCTGGGGCGGGTGCAGCCCAGAGCCCTTCAGACTCGCCAACCCCGAGCTGTCTACCTCGTCCTGCCTTGCCTTTCCGTGGAAATCCCAACAGAGGCACAGCCGGGCTCCTGTTTCTGCCTCCTGACCGTCCTGATGTTGCCCCAGGGCCCCCCTCTGTCGGGAAATCTACTAAATCTTCTTGCCGAGGCACTGacctctccacatcctcactcgGCCACCCCCGTAGACGACAACCCGTGGGCACGAGTTGTCTGGCCTGATagtcccaccctccc encodes the following:
- the YJU2 gene encoding splicing factor YJU2, with protein sequence MSERKVLNKYYPPDFDPSKIPKLKLPKDRQYVVRLMAPFNMRCKTCGEYIYKGKKFNARKETVQNEAYLGLPIFRFYIKCTRCLAEITFKTDPENTDYSMEHGATRNFQAEKLLEEEEKRVQKEREDEELNNPMKVLENRTKDSKLEMEVLENLQELKDLNQRQAHVDFEAMLRQHRLSEEERQKQEQEEDERETAALVEEARKRRLLEDSDSEEDAAASAPPRLAPRPNPTAILEEAPKAKRKAESWERSVGTLGNRPPLSGLVVVKNTDPGRSTRQGQASPTPGPRKSGKAADPAPWTPGTSSLSQLGAYSDSEDSSGSS